One genomic region from Bradyrhizobium icense encodes:
- a CDS encoding TRAP transporter substrate-binding protein — MSLSRRRFLAASAAVPLFAPSLALAQAKEFRLGLITPNGHSWNKAALKLGDDLKAATNGRLTMTVFHSGQLGNEPAMMQQLQSGALDMGFIQAAELGSRVPHIAAINAPYIVRSTPSVAKFVRHPAAIKLFEVLPQETGTIGLGWGITGMRAIFSSKDLTGLPDIKGMKLRINPTPVYRDFYSSLGAAPTPIPTPQVFDAMANGQVDGLEADLEFSWNQRFDKVSKVILQMNAVFMPMAAIVSGRVWQSLPAADRELITKTVKSTLDAQIDELAGNEPKLIENFKNAPIPIRQVPAGDTEAVIAEFDKIWLPKAPVLAELRKVGATL; from the coding sequence ATGTCGCTTTCACGTCGCCGCTTCCTTGCCGCCAGCGCGGCCGTGCCGCTGTTCGCGCCGTCGCTGGCGCTGGCGCAAGCCAAGGAATTCCGCCTCGGCCTGATTACGCCCAATGGCCATTCCTGGAACAAGGCAGCGCTAAAACTCGGCGACGACCTCAAGGCAGCGACCAATGGCCGCCTGACCATGACGGTCTTCCACTCCGGCCAGCTCGGCAACGAGCCGGCCATGATGCAGCAATTGCAGTCGGGCGCGCTCGACATGGGCTTCATCCAGGCGGCCGAGCTCGGCTCGCGCGTGCCGCATATCGCGGCGATCAACGCGCCCTACATCGTCCGCTCGACGCCATCGGTCGCAAAGTTCGTCCGGCATCCGGCCGCGATCAAGCTGTTCGAGGTGCTGCCGCAGGAAACCGGCACGATCGGCCTCGGCTGGGGCATCACCGGCATGCGTGCCATCTTCTCGTCGAAGGATTTGACTGGTCTGCCCGATATCAAGGGCATGAAGCTGCGCATCAACCCGACGCCGGTCTACCGCGATTTCTATTCGTCGCTGGGCGCAGCACCGACACCGATCCCCACGCCCCAGGTGTTCGATGCGATGGCGAACGGCCAGGTCGACGGCCTCGAGGCGGATCTGGAGTTCTCCTGGAACCAGCGCTTCGACAAGGTCTCAAAGGTCATCCTGCAGATGAACGCCGTCTTCATGCCAATGGCAGCCATCGTCTCCGGCCGCGTCTGGCAATCGCTGCCGGCAGCCGACCGGGAGCTGATCACCAAAACCGTCAAGTCCACGCTCGACGCGCAAATCGATGAATTGGCCGGCAATGAGCCGAAGCTGATCGAGAACTTCAAGAACGCGCCGATCCCGATCCGCCAGGTCCCGGCCGGCGATACCGAAGCGGTCATTGCCGAGTTCGACAAGATCTGGCTGCCCAAGGCCCCCGTCCTCGCCGAACTGCGAAAAGTCGGCGCGACGCTCTGA
- a CDS encoding dihydrodipicolinate synthase family protein: MSPRISWEGVFPAVTTQFNDDLSLNIDATAKVMDGLIRDGVSGLIVCGSVGENTSLERKEKIAIMEAARSVAAGRVPVLCGIAEFTTAFAVETAREAARVGIDGVMVMPALVYSSKPHETAAHFRAVASATDLPVMLYNNPPIYKNDVTPDILASLADVETVVCFKDSSGDTRRFIDTRNMVGDRFVLFAGLDDVIVESVAMGAVGWVSGMSNAFPREGETLFRLAKAGRYAEAMPLYEWFMPLLHLDARPDLVQCIKLCEHIMGRGTALTRPPRLALLPHEKAEVEATMAKALKNRPALPNVGLKAA, from the coding sequence ATGAGCCCACGTATTTCCTGGGAAGGCGTCTTCCCGGCCGTCACCACGCAATTCAATGACGACCTCTCGCTCAATATCGATGCGACCGCGAAGGTCATGGATGGTTTGATCCGCGACGGCGTTTCCGGATTGATCGTCTGCGGGTCCGTCGGCGAGAACACTTCGCTGGAGCGCAAGGAAAAGATCGCCATCATGGAGGCGGCCAGATCGGTCGCCGCCGGCCGCGTGCCCGTGTTGTGCGGCATTGCGGAGTTCACGACCGCCTTTGCCGTCGAAACCGCCAGGGAAGCGGCACGCGTCGGCATCGACGGCGTGATGGTGATGCCGGCGCTGGTCTATTCGTCCAAGCCGCATGAGACCGCCGCGCACTTCCGCGCGGTTGCGAGCGCGACCGACCTGCCGGTCATGCTCTACAACAATCCGCCGATCTACAAGAACGACGTGACGCCGGACATTCTGGCCTCGCTCGCCGATGTCGAAACCGTCGTCTGCTTCAAGGATTCTTCCGGCGACACACGGCGGTTCATCGACACCCGCAACATGGTCGGCGACCGCTTTGTGCTGTTCGCCGGCCTCGACGACGTCATTGTCGAGAGCGTGGCGATGGGCGCCGTCGGCTGGGTCTCCGGCATGTCGAACGCCTTCCCGCGCGAAGGCGAGACGCTGTTTCGCCTCGCCAAAGCAGGACGCTATGCCGAGGCGATGCCGCTCTACGAATGGTTCATGCCGCTGTTGCACCTCGATGCGCGTCCGGATCTCGTCCAGTGCATCAAGCTTTGCGAGCACATCATGGGCCGGGGGACTGCGCTGACACGTCCGCCTCGGCTGGCGCTGCTGCCGCACGAGAAGGCAGAGGTCGAGGCCACCATGGCCAAGGCGCTGAAGAACAGGCCGGCGCTGCCGAATGTCGGCCTGAAGGCGGCGTAG
- a CDS encoding hydroxymethylglutaryl-CoA lyase codes for MSDSVHIVEVGPRDGLQNEKTPVSVADRIAFVEALIGSGLKAVEVGAFVSPKAIPQMVGSAEVLRGVSHHTDCELPVLVPNEKGYEASQAAGAKLIAVFAAASEGFSRANINCSIAESIERFKPVLVRAKADGVRVRGYISTVLGCPYEGEIKPQAVVDVAKVLWDLGCYEISLGDTIGVGTPLKARQLLRAVAGHVPMANLAMHFHDTYGQALANLYAGMEEGCRVIDSAAGGLGGCPYAPGATGNVATEDVVYMLEGMGIATGVDMAKLVAATNVVSGLIGRPPVSRVAAALNAKARSAK; via the coding sequence ATGAGCGACAGTGTTCACATCGTCGAGGTCGGCCCGCGCGACGGGCTGCAGAACGAAAAAACCCCGGTCAGCGTGGCTGACCGGATCGCGTTCGTCGAGGCGTTGATCGGCTCAGGGCTCAAGGCGGTCGAGGTTGGCGCCTTCGTGTCACCCAAGGCGATCCCGCAGATGGTCGGCTCGGCCGAAGTGTTGCGCGGCGTCAGCCATCATACGGATTGCGAACTGCCGGTGTTGGTGCCGAACGAAAAAGGCTACGAAGCTTCACAAGCCGCCGGCGCCAAGCTGATTGCAGTGTTCGCCGCTGCGTCGGAAGGTTTTTCACGCGCCAACATCAATTGCTCGATCGCGGAATCGATCGAGCGGTTCAAGCCGGTGCTGGTCCGCGCCAAGGCCGATGGCGTCCGGGTGCGCGGCTACATTTCCACCGTGCTCGGCTGCCCCTATGAGGGCGAAATCAAGCCACAGGCAGTGGTCGATGTCGCAAAAGTACTGTGGGATCTCGGCTGCTATGAAATCTCGCTCGGCGACACCATCGGTGTCGGCACGCCCTTGAAGGCGCGGCAGCTCTTGCGCGCGGTCGCCGGCCATGTGCCGATGGCCAATCTCGCCATGCATTTCCACGACACCTACGGCCAGGCGCTCGCCAATCTCTACGCCGGGATGGAAGAGGGCTGCCGCGTGATCGATTCCGCAGCCGGCGGTCTCGGCGGCTGTCCCTACGCCCCCGGCGCGACGGGCAACGTCGCGACGGAGGATGTGGTCTACATGCTCGAGGGTATGGGCATTGCGACCGGGGTCGACATGGCAAAGCTGGTCGCCGCGACCAATGTCGTCAGTGGGCTGATCGGCCGTCCGCCGGTCAGCCGGGTCGCGGCGGCATTGAATGCAAAGGCGCGGTCCGCGAAGTAG
- a CDS encoding acetyl/propionyl/methylcrotonyl-CoA carboxylase subunit alpha, giving the protein MDRSKLYRRFRTLLIANRGEIACRVIRSARAMGLRTVAVYSEADRDAMHVAMADEAVLLGPARARDSYLNVERVIEAARQTGAEAVHPGYGFLSENAEFAQACLNAGLVFVGPTAEMMTAMGSKSGSKALMEKAGVPLVPGYHGEAQDDATLAKAAEKIGFPVLVKASAGGGGRGMRVVNSAGELAAAIVSAKREAKAAFGDDRMLIEKFVQNPRHIEVQIIGDSHGNLLSLCERECTLQRRHQKVIEEAPSPTLDARQREAVCAAARKAAAAVNYVGAGTIEFVSDGKEVFFIEMNTRLQVEHPVTELITGVDLVEWQLRVAFGEKLPLKQDEIKLNGHAIEARVYAENPQKNFMPSVGRIRTWRTPEAVDGLRIDAGYRDGDAVSPYYDAMLAKVIAWAPTRQAAIERLNRGLEETDVRGIVTNIPFLSALVTHPQVRANTIDTGFIERELKKLTEFSGTAGDFELCAAVAAIVVDEQKAARKQAHSPWQTFGWMPVGQRKRMLSFRQGQGAEQKVTLHYGNGPSKLTIGKHEFVFATSPAEEGSFDLTIEGIKSRVTAVIEGHELYLRTRNGRFDLHWVDPFGGETEELVGEDKIVAPLPGTVVALLAEEGATLEKGAAILTLEVMKMEQTLRAPFAGVLKKIRCKVGDIVGEGVELAEVEPAAVL; this is encoded by the coding sequence ATGGACCGCTCGAAACTTTACCGGCGTTTTCGCACGCTCCTGATCGCCAACCGCGGCGAGATCGCCTGCCGTGTGATCCGCTCCGCACGGGCCATGGGCCTGCGTACCGTCGCCGTCTACTCCGAGGCTGATCGTGATGCCATGCATGTCGCCATGGCCGACGAGGCCGTGCTGCTCGGGCCGGCGCGGGCGCGCGACAGCTATCTCAACGTCGAGCGCGTCATCGAAGCGGCGCGCCAGACCGGCGCCGAGGCGGTGCATCCCGGCTACGGCTTTCTGTCTGAAAATGCCGAGTTCGCGCAAGCCTGCCTGAATGCCGGGCTGGTGTTCGTGGGCCCCACGGCCGAGATGATGACGGCGATGGGCTCGAAGTCCGGCTCGAAAGCGCTGATGGAAAAGGCTGGCGTGCCATTGGTGCCCGGCTATCACGGCGAGGCGCAGGACGACGCGACGCTTGCGAAGGCCGCCGAGAAGATCGGTTTCCCCGTGCTGGTCAAGGCTTCCGCCGGCGGCGGCGGGCGCGGCATGCGGGTGGTGAATTCGGCCGGAGAGCTGGCGGCTGCGATCGTCAGCGCCAAGCGCGAAGCGAAGGCTGCGTTCGGTGACGACCGCATGCTGATCGAAAAATTCGTGCAAAACCCCCGGCATATCGAGGTGCAGATCATCGGCGACAGCCACGGCAATCTGCTCTCGCTCTGTGAGCGCGAATGCACGCTGCAGCGGCGGCACCAGAAGGTGATCGAGGAGGCGCCATCGCCGACGCTCGACGCCAGGCAACGCGAAGCGGTCTGCGCGGCCGCGCGCAAGGCAGCGGCTGCGGTCAACTATGTCGGCGCCGGCACCATCGAATTCGTCTCCGACGGCAAGGAGGTGTTCTTCATCGAAATGAACACCCGCCTGCAGGTCGAGCATCCCGTGACCGAGCTCATCACCGGCGTCGATCTGGTGGAATGGCAGTTGCGGGTGGCATTCGGCGAAAAGCTGCCGCTCAAGCAGGACGAGATCAAGCTGAACGGCCACGCCATCGAGGCACGGGTTTATGCCGAAAACCCGCAGAAGAATTTTATGCCTTCGGTTGGCCGGATCAGGACCTGGCGCACGCCCGAGGCGGTCGATGGCCTGCGGATCGACGCCGGCTATCGCGATGGCGATGCGGTGTCGCCATACTACGACGCCATGCTCGCCAAGGTCATTGCATGGGCGCCGACCCGTCAGGCAGCGATCGAGCGGCTGAACCGCGGGCTGGAAGAGACCGACGTCCGCGGCATCGTCACCAACATTCCGTTCCTGTCCGCGCTGGTGACGCACCCGCAGGTGCGCGCCAATACCATCGATACCGGCTTCATCGAGCGCGAGTTGAAGAAGCTGACGGAGTTCTCGGGAACGGCAGGGGATTTCGAGCTTTGTGCCGCGGTAGCGGCAATCGTTGTCGATGAGCAGAAGGCCGCGCGGAAGCAAGCGCATTCGCCCTGGCAGACGTTTGGCTGGATGCCGGTCGGCCAGCGGAAGCGGATGCTCTCGTTCCGTCAGGGGCAGGGCGCCGAACAGAAGGTGACGCTGCACTATGGCAATGGTCCGTCGAAACTTACCATCGGCAAGCACGAGTTCGTTTTCGCGACCTCGCCCGCGGAGGAAGGCAGCTTTGATCTGACAATCGAAGGCATAAAATCGCGCGTCACGGCCGTGATCGAAGGCCATGAGCTTTACCTCCGCACCCGGAACGGCCGCTTCGACCTGCATTGGGTCGATCCGTTCGGCGGCGAGACGGAGGAACTGGTCGGCGAGGACAAGATCGTGGCGCCGCTGCCCGGGACCGTGGTGGCGTTGCTGGCCGAGGAAGGCGCGACGCTGGAAAAGGGCGCGGCAATCCTGACGCTGGAAGTCATGAAGATGGAGCAGACCCTGCGCGCACCGTTTGCAGGCGTGTTGAAGAAGATCAGATGCAAGGTCGGTGATATCGTCGGCGAGGGCGTCGAACTCGCCGAGGTCGAACCGGCGGCTGTGTTATGA
- a CDS encoding carboxyl transferase domain-containing protein encodes MPLHSTIDPTSSEFARNADVMRGLVAELREKLKVVSGGGGEASRKRHTSRGKMLARERVDLLVDPGTAFLELSPLAANGLYGGDVHSASVITGVGRISGRECVIVANDATIKGGTYYPMTVKKHLRAQDIARQNNLPCVYMVDSGGAFLPMQDEIFPDERHFGRIFYNQAQMSSQGIPQIAIVMGSCTAGGAYVPAMSDESIIVRNQGTIFLGGPPLVKAATGEVVTAEELGGADVHSRHSGVTDHYAQNDAHAIGIARRIVSTLKQPTRAALNMREPRQPLFSAEEIYGVVSADGRKPFDVHDIIARIVDGSEFDEFKKLYGTTLICGFAHIWGYPVGIIANNGILFSESSLKGAHFIELCCQRNIPLVFLQNITGFMVGKKYEAGGIARDGAKLVTAVATAGVPKFTVVIGGSYGAGNYGMCGRSYSPRFLWLWPNARISVMGGEQASMVLSQVRRDNIEAKGETWSAEEEEKFRSPIRAQYESQGNPYYATARLWDDGVIDPADTRLVLGLGLSAAANAPIEPTKFGLFRM; translated from the coding sequence ATGCCGCTTCATTCCACCATCGATCCCACATCCTCCGAGTTTGCCCGCAATGCCGACGTAATGCGCGGCCTGGTGGCGGAGCTTCGGGAGAAGCTGAAGGTGGTTTCCGGCGGTGGAGGCGAGGCGTCGCGCAAGCGGCATACCTCGCGCGGCAAAATGCTGGCGCGTGAGCGCGTCGATCTCCTGGTCGATCCCGGCACCGCCTTTCTCGAACTGTCGCCGCTCGCGGCCAACGGTCTCTATGGCGGCGACGTCCATTCTGCGAGCGTCATTACCGGGGTGGGGCGCATCTCGGGCCGCGAATGCGTCATCGTCGCCAACGACGCCACCATCAAGGGCGGCACCTATTACCCGATGACCGTGAAGAAGCATCTGCGGGCGCAGGACATCGCGCGGCAGAACAATCTGCCCTGCGTCTACATGGTCGATTCCGGCGGCGCATTCCTGCCGATGCAGGACGAGATCTTTCCGGACGAGCGGCATTTCGGCCGCATCTTCTACAACCAGGCGCAGATGTCCTCGCAGGGCATTCCGCAGATCGCGATCGTGATGGGCTCCTGCACCGCCGGCGGCGCGTATGTGCCTGCGATGTCGGACGAGAGCATCATCGTGCGCAACCAGGGCACCATCTTCCTCGGCGGACCGCCATTGGTGAAGGCCGCGACCGGCGAGGTGGTGACGGCGGAAGAACTCGGCGGCGCCGACGTGCATTCCAGGCATTCCGGCGTCACCGATCACTATGCGCAGAACGATGCCCATGCGATCGGGATCGCCCGGCGCATCGTCTCCACCCTGAAGCAGCCGACGCGCGCTGCGCTCAACATGCGCGAACCGCGGCAACCGTTGTTTTCGGCCGAGGAAATCTACGGCGTCGTCTCCGCCGACGGCAGAAAACCGTTCGACGTCCACGACATCATCGCGCGGATCGTCGACGGCTCCGAGTTCGACGAGTTCAAGAAGCTCTACGGCACGACGCTGATTTGCGGCTTCGCCCACATCTGGGGCTACCCGGTCGGCATCATCGCCAACAACGGCATCCTGTTCAGCGAGAGTTCGCTGAAGGGCGCGCACTTCATCGAATTGTGCTGCCAGCGCAACATTCCGCTGGTGTTCCTGCAGAACATCACCGGCTTCATGGTCGGCAAGAAATACGAGGCCGGCGGCATCGCGCGCGATGGCGCCAAGCTGGTGACGGCGGTGGCAACCGCCGGCGTGCCGAAATTCACCGTCGTGATCGGCGGCTCCTACGGCGCCGGCAATTACGGCATGTGCGGGCGATCCTACTCTCCGCGCTTTCTCTGGTTGTGGCCAAATGCCCGCATTTCGGTGATGGGAGGCGAACAGGCGTCGATGGTGCTGAGCCAGGTCCGCCGCGACAATATCGAGGCCAAGGGCGAGACGTGGTCGGCGGAAGAGGAAGAAAAATTCCGCAGCCCCATCCGCGCGCAATATGAAAGCCAGGGCAATCCCTATTACGCCACCGCGCGGCTATGGGACGACGGCGTCATCGACCCTGCCGACACGCGACTGGTGCTCGGCCTCGGCTTGTCGGCGGCGGCCAACGCGCCGATTGAACCCACGAAGTTTGGCTTGTTCAGGATGTGA
- a CDS encoding isovaleryl-CoA dehydrogenase, with amino-acid sequence MASNRALLLNFDLGETADAIRETVHSFSQNEIAPRAAEIDRSNQFPRDLWPKIGALGLHGITVEEEYGGAGLGYLEHCIALEEMSRASASVGLSYGAHSNLCVNQIRRNGNEAQKRKYLPKLISGEHVGSLAMSEPGAGSDVVSMKTRAEKKGDRFVLNGNKMWITNGPVADTLVVYARTDAQAGPRGITAFIIEKGMKGFSTAQKLDKLGMRGSDTCELVFEDCEVPEENVLSEVGRGVNVLMSGLDYERAVLAAGPIGIMQACMDVVLPYVHERKQFGEPIGTFQLVQGKIADMYTTMNASRAYVYAVAKACDRGETTREDAAGAILYAAEKATQCALDAIQLLGGNGYINDYPTGRLLRDAKLYEIGAGTSEIRRMLIGRELFEKTA; translated from the coding sequence ATGGCCTCAAACAGGGCGCTGCTTCTCAACTTCGACCTCGGCGAGACTGCGGATGCGATCCGCGAGACGGTGCATTCATTTTCGCAAAACGAGATCGCTCCGCGCGCCGCCGAAATCGACCGCAGCAATCAGTTCCCGCGCGACCTCTGGCCGAAGATCGGCGCGCTCGGCCTGCACGGCATCACGGTGGAAGAGGAATATGGCGGCGCCGGTCTCGGCTATCTCGAGCACTGTATCGCGCTGGAAGAGATGTCGCGGGCTTCAGCCTCCGTCGGCCTGTCGTATGGCGCCCACTCCAACCTCTGCGTCAACCAGATCCGCCGCAACGGCAACGAGGCGCAGAAGCGGAAGTATCTGCCAAAGCTGATCTCGGGCGAGCATGTCGGCTCGCTCGCGATGTCGGAGCCGGGCGCCGGTTCGGACGTGGTCTCGATGAAGACCCGGGCCGAGAAGAAGGGCGACCGCTTTGTGCTGAACGGCAACAAGATGTGGATCACCAACGGCCCCGTCGCCGATACGCTCGTGGTCTACGCCAGGACCGATGCCCAGGCAGGTCCCCGCGGCATCACCGCCTTCATCATCGAAAAAGGCATGAAGGGATTTTCCACCGCGCAAAAACTCGACAAGCTCGGCATGCGCGGCTCCGACACCTGCGAACTCGTATTCGAGGATTGCGAGGTGCCGGAGGAGAACGTGCTGAGCGAGGTCGGCCGCGGCGTCAACGTCTTGATGAGCGGCCTCGACTACGAGCGCGCGGTGCTGGCGGCCGGCCCGATCGGCATCATGCAGGCCTGCATGGACGTGGTGCTGCCTTACGTGCACGAGCGCAAGCAGTTCGGCGAGCCGATCGGCACGTTCCAACTGGTGCAAGGCAAGATCGCCGACATGTACACCACGATGAACGCCTCACGCGCCTATGTCTATGCGGTGGCAAAAGCCTGCGACCGCGGCGAGACCACGCGCGAGGACGCGGCTGGCGCCATCCTCTATGCGGCGGAGAAGGCGACGCAGTGCGCGCTCGACGCCATCCAGCTCCTCGGCGGCAACGGCTACATCAACGATTACCCCACGGGACGGCTGCTGCGCGACGCCAAACTCTACGAGATCGGCGCCGGCACCAGCGAAATCCGCCGCATGCTGATCGGGCGGGAGCTGTTCGAAAAGACCGCCTGA
- a CDS encoding TetR/AcrR family transcriptional regulator, giving the protein MARTIGSHGPKTMEAIRKAGLRLIFEHGYAAMSLRQLAAEVGIQSGSLYNHISTKQELLFVLVRDHINELLRQLDRALQGKQQPADKLRAFVAFHVSYHMTRKREVFIANSELRSLEPKNYEEIVALRGAYERRLAEILTEGVAEGEFEVVDIQVATFAILSLLTGLTAWYRPGGRLTKEAIVAAHEKLVLSGVAPGAKPDQARSSRAPFADIAARDGSES; this is encoded by the coding sequence ATGGCGCGGACGATCGGCTCACACGGCCCCAAGACGATGGAGGCGATCCGCAAGGCCGGGCTGCGCCTGATCTTCGAGCACGGCTACGCCGCCATGAGCCTGCGCCAGCTTGCGGCGGAAGTCGGGATCCAGTCGGGCTCGCTCTACAATCATATCTCGACCAAGCAGGAATTGCTGTTCGTACTGGTACGGGATCACATCAACGAGCTGCTGCGCCAGCTCGATCGAGCCCTGCAAGGCAAGCAACAGCCGGCCGACAAGCTCCGCGCCTTCGTCGCGTTCCATGTCAGCTACCACATGACCAGGAAGCGCGAAGTCTTCATCGCCAATTCCGAGCTGCGCAGCCTGGAACCGAAGAATTACGAGGAGATCGTGGCGCTGCGCGGCGCCTATGAGCGGCGGCTTGCAGAAATTCTCACCGAGGGTGTCGCGGAAGGTGAGTTCGAGGTCGTTGACATCCAGGTGGCGACGTTTGCGATCCTGTCGCTCCTGACCGGCCTCACTGCCTGGTACCGGCCAGGCGGGAGGCTCACCAAGGAGGCCATCGTCGCCGCCCATGAGAAGCTGGTGCTATCGGGCGTCGCCCCTGGCGCGAAGCCTGACCAGGCGCGAAGCAGCCGCGCGCCCTTCGCTGACATCGCGGCCCGCGACGGGTCAGAGAGCTGA
- a CDS encoding Lrp/AsnC family transcriptional regulator, giving the protein MTERQPLDEIDLKILSELQNDGRIRNNELAERVGLSEPPCRRRVRSLRERGYVSAIRATLDEKLLGYEVISYVLIQLQSQAQATLQAFEKSIAAIPLVQQSWRISGDADYLLKCVARNVEGMHQQLLQFSAMAEVRNIRTFPVLGVAKDAPLPIP; this is encoded by the coding sequence ATGACGGAACGTCAGCCTCTCGACGAAATCGACCTGAAAATCCTGTCCGAATTGCAGAATGATGGACGCATCCGCAACAACGAGCTGGCGGAGAGGGTCGGCCTCTCGGAGCCTCCGTGCCGGCGGCGCGTTCGGTCCTTGCGCGAACGCGGCTATGTCAGCGCTATCAGAGCCACGCTCGACGAAAAGCTGCTGGGTTACGAGGTCATTTCCTACGTATTGATCCAGTTGCAGAGCCAGGCCCAGGCGACGTTGCAGGCCTTCGAAAAATCGATCGCGGCAATACCGCTGGTCCAGCAGAGCTGGCGGATTTCGGGCGACGCCGATTATCTGCTCAAATGCGTGGCGCGAAACGTCGAAGGCATGCACCAGCAGCTTCTGCAATTTTCTGCGATGGCCGAGGTCCGCAACATCAGAACCTTCCCGGTGCTCGGCGTCGCCAAGGATGCGCCGCTGCCGATCCCTTAG
- a CDS encoding class I SAM-dependent methyltransferase → MERTERDHCPVCEHVSFTTSLSVHRAAEDFHIVTCTACGHVFVADPPADTANHIDINRIDWAFRPRHHQIRRLILSQLKPGASVLEIGCGRGEVGYLMRNDPLTYVGYEPARGLSDFGIREGVPILRQVYQGGRRADAIVIDNVLEHVAEPRKLVEIAAGSLNPGGLMIVITPNVHDIRAVLSRSWRNRHLWIPPDHINFFSAKDINLIFRSVGLNSRRFRFSPLRLSDYRFFPRAIAETMGLSIFGHNVYAIG, encoded by the coding sequence ATGGAACGCACAGAGAGAGACCATTGCCCGGTTTGCGAGCACGTCTCATTCACCACAAGCCTTTCGGTCCACCGCGCCGCCGAAGATTTTCACATCGTGACCTGCACGGCGTGCGGCCATGTCTTTGTCGCCGATCCGCCTGCCGATACCGCCAACCACATCGACATCAACCGGATCGATTGGGCGTTCCGACCGCGGCATCACCAGATCCGGCGCCTGATCCTTTCACAGCTCAAGCCCGGCGCCAGTGTGCTGGAAATCGGCTGCGGTCGAGGCGAGGTCGGATACTTGATGCGCAACGACCCTCTGACCTATGTCGGCTATGAACCGGCCCGCGGCCTATCCGATTTCGGCATCCGCGAAGGCGTGCCGATCCTCCGGCAGGTTTACCAAGGCGGCAGGAGGGCCGATGCCATCGTCATCGACAATGTTCTTGAGCACGTCGCCGAGCCTCGAAAGCTGGTCGAGATTGCGGCGGGTTCGCTTAATCCAGGCGGGCTGATGATTGTGATCACGCCGAACGTCCACGATATTCGGGCCGTGCTGTCGCGGAGCTGGCGTAACCGCCATCTCTGGATTCCGCCCGACCACATCAATTTCTTTTCGGCGAAGGATATCAATCTCATCTTTAGATCGGTGGGTCTGAACTCGCGGCGATTTCGGTTTTCACCACTGCGTCTGTCGGACTACCGGTTCTTCCCTCGCGCAATCGCGGAAACGATGGGTCTCTCGATATTCGGCCATAACGTCTACGCTATTGGTTAG
- a CDS encoding ETC complex I subunit, translating into MTARIFKPAKNAMQSGRAKTQEWQLDYEPEQPRAIEPLMGWTSSSDMKQQLTLRFDTKEDAIAYCERKGIAYQVIEPKDSARRPAAYADNFAFKRVEPWTH; encoded by the coding sequence ATGACCGCCCGCATTTTCAAACCTGCCAAGAACGCGATGCAATCGGGAAGGGCCAAGACCCAGGAATGGCAGCTCGACTACGAGCCCGAGCAGCCGCGGGCGATCGAGCCGCTGATGGGTTGGACCTCGTCCTCCGACATGAAGCAGCAGCTCACCTTGCGCTTCGACACCAAGGAAGACGCGATTGCCTATTGCGAGCGCAAGGGCATTGCCTACCAGGTGATCGAGCCCAAGGATTCGGCGCGCCGGCCGGCCGCTTACGCCGACAATTTCGCCTTCAAGCGCGTCGAGCCTTGGACTCATTAG